Proteins found in one Alicyclobacillus cycloheptanicus genomic segment:
- a CDS encoding HPr family phosphocarrier protein gives MVERRVVVRLRTGLLARPAALFVQEANRFSCDTFVEKDGKSVNAKSIMGIMSLAIAHGQEITVRAEGSDAQQAVERLAEMVSKED, from the coding sequence ATGGTGGAACGACGCGTTGTGGTGCGTCTTCGCACAGGGTTGCTGGCCAGGCCGGCAGCACTGTTCGTACAGGAAGCAAACCGGTTTTCGTGTGACACGTTTGTCGAGAAGGATGGAAAGTCGGTCAATGCCAAGAGCATCATGGGCATCATGTCTTTAGCCATCGCACATGGGCAGGAGATCACGGTGCGCGCCGAAGGTTCTGACGCGCAGCAGGCGGTCGAGCGCCTGGCCGAGATGGTTTCCAAGGAGGACTAG